In the genome of Fusarium poae strain DAOMC 252244 chromosome 1, whole genome shotgun sequence, the window TGCATATCCGTGCCCCAACAGACGCAAGGTCATGAGCTGGGTCATAGAATCGTGTAAGTTGGCGACATCGGTGTGGTCAGAAACCTTGCCATCAGCTCGATTGCCACTTGATGTTGTGTGAAGAGAGTAGAACTCGTCAGGCTGATGCGCAACAGGCCGTTTATGACCTTTGTGTGAAGGAGCACCGCGGGCGACGATCTCAAGCGCGTGTTTCTGGGGTAATTCATCTTCGATGGAGATGCCGTAAGGCGGCCACGTTACTGTGGGGGGCTCGCGAGGGCGAACTGGCCGTCCGTTGGATATACGAGCCTTATTCAAGAAGCCAGAGGATTTGGACCTGATCGGGGAAGACCGgggttctggttctggttcGGGTTGCCCTCTTTTCTGCCTGCGGCGCATGTTGGAAGACTCGTCTTCGGCGGTCATGGGGCGGTTATTGTCATATGTAAGATCGGGAGCCGAACCGATGCTTTGGCGGTAGGGTGAATGGCCCGCGTCACCATTGCTGGCACGCCGAGGACGATGATACTCTCTAGGTTCGAGGTCCTTCGGCTAAAACGCAAAAAGTCGAGTTAGTAAGATGTTGAATGCGTAAATGAGCGAAATCGGAGCCGGAGCTATAGCCATAGCCTATACGCGACGCAGCTGGGGAGCTCGAGCTTGGGAGATCAAAGGATCTTAAAGTGAGACAAGAAGTTTTTGTCGAGCTCCTGAAATATCCAGACGTCACTGTAGTCGCTGTTTACGTACCGGAGGCTTGGATGAATGTCTCCTAGAACTAGCCCTTCGGATCATGCTCCAGATACCCTTCTTTTCGCCCTGGTCCGCCATGATGTCATCAGGCACAGCGCGAGTCTGACGTGACTATCGATAGTTACGGAAAGAGTAGAATTGTCGGGAGAGACGTCAAGGTCAGAATGAATGCCGAGAGGAAGGTGAAATGGCTCCGTGTCGCAAGTCGTGTTCGCGACGCCCAGCTGGCGCGCGGCCTGGGCTAGACCTTAAAGACGACAGGGAACCTGCAGTCCAGGCTATGAGAGAGCCTGACTGACAATGGAGAAAGTCGGTAAATAAGAGTAAAGATATGGACAAATTTTCTTGTTAGCAATCGAGTTTGACGTTGCACATGATTGACGGTATTCCCCCACTCTTGGAACGCGAAACAAAGAgaagcaagaagagaggaagcAAGGAAAAATAGTTAGAACGCCCTCGTTTGAGGCAATACGTTGCGTTGCGCGACAACAGGGGGATTGGGCTGGACCCCACgccttttcccttttttaGTGGCGCAACAAAGAGCCGTCCCGTAGATTCGCAATGCTTGATACGTGGAGCAGTGTCCGAGGTGGTCGGTAGAGACAAGCAGGGGTGGTAGGTAATGTCGAGTACTACCTACGTATTTAGACTATTTTTTACCTATACCGTGGTACGGCTACCTGCACAATAACAAAGGAATGGCATGTGGTACAGATTAGTCGAGACGTTATTGTAAAGACGTTGAATCAAAACCAGTTGTTCGACGAGGATTTTGATAACAAAGTCACTGTAGAAACTATCAAGATTGACTTAAACGGAAGGTGTTTGTTTAATCAGATGCACAGCCGAGGGACGCGCAGTGGTTAAGTTCAGACACCACTCAGCTCTGCATGCATGCAGTAAGCAGGTACTTTGCATTGCATGTATCATTTTATTCGTTCATAGCTATTCGTATTTTCAACAAATTCTCACAATAAAAGAGGGTGTTCATGTAAAGATGTCTCGCAAGTCAAGTCTAGTATATCTCTACTGACTGACATCATCTAACAGATACTCGCTGCCAATACAAGCTTATACATTGATGTTTGAGAACACCGGACGGCCCATGGTGAACCTGATCCTCCAGCTCTCTCGCAACATATGCCTATTAAACCTCTGTACTGGTAATGAAACCACCATCCGTTCTTTAACAAACTATGTGAAACACCAAAGGTATGCATCCAACACCCATCCTATACCACATACTTCTTTCATCCAGCTTTTTCTCACGTTTACCTGAGTTCTTCCGACAGAAGGTCTCCCGCATCATTATTACCATTGTTGAATCGTCCATAAGCTTCTCGCCACTATCAAACATGATTAGTTTCCGTTGACCACAGCGGGAATAACAAGACTTACCGCAAAGAAAAAGTTGAGAATAAGCACAAGCATCAGCGAGGCACTGATAACCATGGGCCCAATCATGTTATCAAAGTCCTTGCCACTCCGTTCTACAATCATCGTTCGTCGAATTCTTAGCATAGTATAGCCCCAAGCGCCGGCAAATATGGCAATGAGAACGAACAAGAAACCGATGATAGATGCGAGTGTGTTTTCACCTGCAGCCGTGTATAGACCAACAGCCAGACCACCCTGGAGAATGGAAATGTGCTGCCATTTGAGGAACGTTCGCTCGTTAGCAAGCCAAACCTTCGGTTCCACCTTAAGTTCGCCCATGTTCTTGATCCATTGTGTCGGCGCTACCACGCCTTCCGGCAATGGCTGCTGAGACGCTCGTTTGGCCCGAGAGTACTTGGATAACGAAAAACCGGGAATGACAGACGACAGAGTCCCGTAGGACCTTTCCTGTTCTTCCTGGCGTTGGCCACTGCTTTCCCCGACCTCTTCTCCGTTCCCAGATGTCGAGGTCTGCTTGTTGAGCTTTTGGGTATTCGAATCCTTAGACATGCGGTCCGCTAGATATGACTTGCTCACTGGTGAGCTCTGTGTAGGTTTGTAAGATCCCGATTTTGCGCCGGCTCCTATGAGACTGCCCACAGCCATGACATCCTCGTGTCGCTGGGCACGTCGttgctcctcttcctcaaaaGTTTTTTGAGGGTCTTTGCGGATATCGGAATCAAGATCACTGAGCCAAAAGGGCAAACTGTTGACGTAGTCTTCAAAAAGGACCGCAATACCATGCACAAACTTGGAgaagtgtggggttgggtGAACCAAGTGAGACGCCATCAAGTCCTGGACCCAGGTAGGTCGCTTTCGCTGGCCGTCCTCCTTCAACTTGATTTCAAGGAGGGCATACGGAAACCTGTTGACCTCGCTCTggttaatatttttaaagggATATGTCATTTCGCTATCGTCAATATCCAGGCGGTGCCACTCCTTCGGGTCACGGCAGGGGCGGCTACGATCAAGCGTATCTTCTCGGATAAACGCCACATTGGTATCGATAGCAATACGGATCCGGTCATCAGCAGGCTTCTGGAAGGCCGTGCGGACATAGTTGGCCCTTAGAACAGGGCCGAGATCCTTTTCCTTGAGATGTTTCTGGATTGTGCCAACCGTCTGTTCGAACTCCTGTATCTTTTCGGGAGCAAAACTCTGTCTCTTAAGCTTTTGAACAGCCTTCTCTGTCTTGTATTCTCCATCAACAAATGACTTGGCGTACTTGTCTTTGATGGAGAACTTGAGATCCTGGCTGCCACCCTTTTCATCGACAGTCTTCTCCTCAACAAAAATTTCAGGTCGGGTGGCCAACTGGCCATACCAACGAAGGCGCAGCGAGGTTGCTTCAGACTTGTGGTTAACCTTTTCTCCGTAAAGCTCAAACTTTTTGTTATCAAAATAAAGGGAGGTAATGGATGGCGAATCGCTACCATCAAGCTCCTTGGCAGACTTTTCGCTGTAGACGAGAGCAGGCAGATGTCGCAAAATAACTGTCTTGACTTCGAGTAGGTTATCGGGATGAACCCAGTCTGGAGTTGAGTTAGTACTTGCACAAGCCCAATTGCATACTACTTGGATTTACTTACACTTATGAGCTTTGTAACGTTCACCGTTGTACATCTCTCCCTGAGACTCAAAATCCAAGGGTGGGAGTTGATCTCCGGTTTCCTCCTCTAGCTGTTGCCGGATAGCAAAGTACATTATAGAAAGTTTGTTGAGGAGAGGGGAATAGCCAGTCTCGGAATTGAAAGGTCGTCGCGACAAGCTCAACTGCATCACAGGCCGGACCTTGTAGCGGTCTCCTCTCTTACGATCGTGCTTCTTAATGATCTTGAGGAAGCCAGTGTAGTTGATCTGGCTGTACTTCTTGAGTTCGCGAACCTCATTGGTGATCTCGTCAAGCTCCGACTCCAGAGCCCGCAGTCGGGTAGCCGAGATGTCACCTTTAGAAGGACCTCCATCCTCCTCTGACTCAACAGGAGCCAGttccttgagcttgtcaaaaGAAGAGTCGACCCGGTCCTTGAGGGCATTAAAACGCTGCTCTTGGAACTGAGCAACCTTTTCGAGTTggttgttgaagatctcTTCGGAGAAACGAGACTCATCTTCGTCAGTCCACGGCTGGTTATCGTCGTCGGCCACATCCTCCCGCAGCAAGCTCTTAAGCTTTGCGTACTCGATGTACTTGTCCTTCCATGGCGGGTAGACGGACTCGCGAAGGGTTCGGCCGAAGCGCATTGTGGGTGGAGAGGGATTGGACCTTGGGGCCAATTATTTCAAGGTGAGCGACCAGCCGGAGGCTGTGTAATGTAGAATGAACAGCCGGTAGAAAAGATTTGGGACAATCGATAATACTGCAACAGGCTACTGTTGATGGGTTTTGATGGAGTTGTATGGTACACCAACGATGGACTTCGTCAAGAGCGAATTGGATGGGCAAGCTTTGAAACGCGGAACGGAGTCGAGGCGAACCGGAGGGAGACGGATGTTATGATGATGGATGCTGGACTCGACAGGAAGCGaggcacagcacagcacaataCGGCACGGCACGATGTATGACAGTTGCCGTTGATTGTTGTACAGAGTACAATGAATGATATTGAGAAATAAACCGAGTTACATAGAGTTTCAAGAAGTTGAACGGGAAAAAAGCTGGGCGATAACTACTATGCATAAGGTAGAACCTTGTACTGCATCAACTTGGTTTGGGTTAGGTTAGTAGGCTGGCGCTGGGCTGGACTTGACGCGAAGACCCCACCAACATCAAGCAAGGCAGGGAAGGTACCTGGCACCTCCCGGTCCTGCTAACCCAAACAAACTCTCCAGTCCATTGTGGTAGGAACCTTGTACGAACCAGGTCTCCAGCGGCTCTTCGGTGTCCAAAACAGCTGCTGAAACTAACCTTTTACGAGGAAGAAAAGCCCACAGCAGCATCAGACCCCATTGAAATCTGTTGCGCCTCGGTTCTTCTATCGTCCTTTGCTTGTTTCCAATTGCCCTATCAACGCCCGCGACTTACACACGTGTTGCTATGGATGCAGCTAAAACCTAGTTGCATGTCATTCCCGTAGTAGACCTCCGATCCCTGTCGTTGCGTGCATTCAGGTGCATACATTTATTTATACACGTGAAGAGACATTAAATGTCTATCTCTACATATTATTCAGTAAGGAAGACGACtggtttgtttctttttagTGTAAAATTCTTCAATGATTATCGCAGCAAGGTTCGTGTGGCCTgccattttctttttttactagGGCTTGGCTTTTGGCgaagcttttttcttttgtttttatGTACCTAGCTAGAACAGATACAAGTAAGTATAGATCATCACCCAAGCAACTACATCAACACGTGAGTGATAGATAAGTGCCTTTGCTCAAACCTCAAGCCTTACTATTCCAATAAGCCATGGAATACTTGTTATAACAAAAGCTACGCTCTGATCTCATGTTTCAATGCATCAGCTACTTATAAAACCTGACTGAGCAAATAGGTATTTTGACCTGTAAGGTTTATGGTACATAAATGAACAGCCTAAGAATTCTGGTCTAAACAGCATAAGTTGACCTAGTGATCTCGTGTCTTTTGTCCCTAACAGTCAAACGATACGGATGTGTTTGATGTAATAACAACAAAAAGATCAAGCTTCAAGGAAGAGCATAAGAGACTAAACAAGTAAATTGAATCAATGAATTAACACGATAGTTCCATTTCTTACGTCGTTAAGTCGGGCTGATGCCTCATGGTGAGCAGCAAAAAGCTCTCAAACACCAAAAATAGAAgaacatacaacagcggggattcgctggtcgtcaccgacccaactactaatccgccccTTACCAGCTTGACTAAGGGAGAGCagacgggatcccgtattttctggtaggtatggtcgtatgtgTTTATTCAAGGAACAAATTAAGTCTATAGTCAGAGGCGTTGCAGTCACTGAACTGCAGAGTGTCAAACAGACGTACTACAAATAATATAGACACCATACAAGTTTGCCACCCACCTAAGTCCATGCAAACTGTAGTGTTACATTGACTTGGCTAATCCTCTTATGAGAGccgaaaaagaaagaaaaaatcCATACGTCCTTCATGATACTATCTCCCCAAAGCTGCGGCGAAAAAGCCATTATCCTTTGGGTCCAAACCATCAAACTTCCGAACTGTTGCTCCCAAACTGGATTAGTAACGTTGGCTCAAGTCGAAATTTTAGTTCTGGGCAGCAAAAAGAAGCTGCAGATACCTTCAATGCCAATATCAAAGTAAGAAATATTCAGACAAGAGACATGGAACAAGGGTGGAAGAGTTGTCGAATCAGTTGGCTAGATTGGTGAGAAATGTACTGCTATATCTCATTGTACCGAGACAAAAGGTTTTCTGGACATCTACACAGAATGAATGGGGCATCAGGGAAGGATGACGACAATGTGCGCAATTACTCTACCTGAATATCATTTGATCATGCAACTTCTTTCACTCTACCTTGGTTCACCGATCAATCCAGAAAGGTTTGATTATGGGTACCAGCTTCACCATCACGGCTTGCAACATCACATTTATCAAAGAACCCCTGGCAATAACGACTGCTCACAAAATCACAGCTCTGATTGAAACAACTCAAAGAAAAAGGGCAGCCAAATAAAATTCATGGAACATAAAAGGCTGAAAGAATTGCCACGCAGAACAATGAAACCCATTTTTGTCCGTTAAGTAACAAGGGACATAGTCAACCCCTTTTCTGGTGTTTCTCATCCAGAGGCGATCATCCATCAACATGAAGCTTCAGATAACTTCATTGAAGAATTCTATACTTATTTACCACTCTACCCAATCTTTATCTTATTTCCCAATGTAGGCTCTGGTCTTGGAGCTCATCAGTGATGGAGTAAACCCGCCACGGCATCTTCAAGCATGAAATCACTTAATCATAGCACCAGAGCGAACTTTCGAATCAATCTACAGTCTCTGAATTAAACTGAATCTGATAGCTCACATTCAACAGGACTCATgactcttgttctttttgtcttgaaGGTTCATTTCGCAAGATAGTCGCTACTGGTTCCACCTCTTCTTTGACATCTGTTGAACCCTCTCAAAGAAGTTGGAATCATCCCGAACCATGGCTGTATAGATCCTACCATTCATCAGGTTTTTATCCTGGTCATTCGTTGTATGATTCTTTGTACGTGGCAGTTTGTTTTCTCAAGTTATCCCTATTTCGACAGCGTGCCTTTCACTTCCACAAGTAGAAAGCACCATGAAACGACATAGACTCACTTATATTCAGACACTTCCTTGTATCATTTATAATAGACTTGTagtaaaatagctatatgTACCTGAATCTTGCCTTCCATTTGCAGCTGCGGCAACTTCATTCGGTTGTGGTATCGCATCCTTGACCTTCAGTATCATTGATTCCATTCGGTGTTCGGTATATCAAGATATCAGCAGAAACAATGGTATGAAAGTTACACTCGTGGGATCAACATATACTAACTTGCGGAAAGGGAAAGGTTAAACCTAAACCTCAGCAATGTCCATATTGCGATAAAAAGGTCGTTGTCCTAAAGAGACATATAAAAGATGTTCATGACGATAAGAGACCCTTCATATGCAACTTCACAAATTGCGACGCCGCATACATGGCTCTGATAAGGTCCTTTATGCATGCCCCCTTCCAAATTGCCGCATGGCGGTAACTGGGAAAGTCTTCTTGAAAGTTAAATTGGAAAAGCATTGGAAAGTCCATCTGGATAACGGTCACATTTCGTCTGACGCTATATTGGAGTTTAATCAAGCGAGACTCCCTCGATTCTTCAGGAGCCCCTTATCCGACGCCATCTTCACCTATCAGCGCCGAAATGACGTCGGCAGGACTGTTGCAAGCGATATCGCGGACTCTGATGATATCGAACAACAGGCGATTAATGGTGATGGAGACTACTCCATGGAAGATCATTTCATCCAAGACGGCCTCACAGACGATGACTCCGAAGACGATGACCTTGAGGAAGAGGGAGGAGACCCCTTCCCTCAAGGCAGGATTGATATCCTCAAGGAGAATGAGAAAGACTGGGGTATGTGCTGCATTGAACCCCTCAACTATTCTTGTTACACCCAGAGACTAACCATTATTGATTTGTTGCAAATAGAGATGTTCAGAGACTGTCTGGCTTTATCTTTGTGCTCAAGAGGGTACACTTGCATTGGGTTATGTGGCGTACTCCTTATGAGAATCGTGTCAGACGGCCTGTTGCTCATATACAACGCAACATGGAGATGCAGCCTGTCTATCGAACAGCGGTTGTCATCGATTGCGAATGGGATTCGAGCGACCTACGTCTGTGGGAGGTTGCTATCATAGATCGAGCTACTGGGAAGGTGTTGATAAACACCTTGATAAAGGGTTCGAAGCCTGCCAAAGCTGCTCCTCTCCCTAAAGGCAGGTTAAAAAGTAATCCGGCACTGGAAGCAGGCAATTGAGCCAAACGCAGAGAACTCTTTTCCAAGGCAACGACATCGGAGATTATGGATGCGCATGAAGTCGCCTAAGTTCTGCAACAAGTAGGCATTACGCTTAAGACGGTGTTCATTGCCTGGCATAGGAACAAAACCGACCTTCGCATATTCCGAGAATTCTTGGAACAAGGAGGGCACAAGGGTATCTTACCTGGGGATGATAATTGCATACATGTGATCCATTATCTCCGACGCAACGTACCCGCATCCATTTCACTTAGCCTTCCTATAATCTTCGAGATTCTCTATCCGGACCATGAGCTTATCGGTCTCAATCATCGCGCTCTACCTGATTGTCAGCAGACCATGCTGGTCTTGGACGCCTTCGAGCAGCTCTGTAAACCCTCAGAGGAACGGAGCATTAGATGGAAGATAGAGACCCTCCAGAGCCTCTACAATCCGGGTAAGTTACAGCAGGATGCGCAGCAAGATGCTTCGGTCTCCGTCAAGCGGAAGAGCAGCTTGACTGAGCAAAGCATCGAAGGACCTTCAAAGCCCAAGCGTGCGAAACTATCATCCAACCCACGATTCTATCTGGGGAGGCATCAGAATACCGGAAGAGCCGCCGAGAGCCAAAAAAGACGAAACAATTTAGTCATTTTATATCGGTTTAGACCAGCATTTGAGCTAGTTTGTTTTGGCGTCCTAAACATCGGAGGACAATTATGCCACTATTAAGCAGAGGCTTTCTCGCGGTGCCTTCTCAGAAGTAGGCAAAATGTCTTTCTACAATCGGAGAGTGTCAGAGTTTGTATTATGTTGGAGATGGTGGTCAAGCTTATTTGGTTGTTGATTCTGCTTACTGTCTTTTTCTTGGTTGTACGGTTATTGTATTTCCTTGCTTGCGCTAAACATAGAAGGGGCTAGACGGGGTATGGCAAAGGAGTTAATCAAAATTGATGTTGAATTTCTTCAAGAGAGAAGAGTGATTGTAATCCAAGGCTTAGAGAATCCAAAGGGGGAAAAAGCTTAACagtataaagttatatatcaAATTCTCATATTAtctcgtcccttatgctctCGATGGTTGACCTAGTCAAAGTCAATATCCTGATGTATGTATACAat includes:
- a CDS encoding hypothetical protein (TransMembrane:2 (o683-703i724-746o)~BUSCO:10385at5125) — protein: MRFGRTLRESVYPPWKDKYIEYAKLKSLLREDVADDDNQPWTDEDESRFSEEIFNNQLEKVAQFQEQRFNALKDRVDSSFDKLKELAPVESEEDGGPSKGDISATRLRALESELDEITNEVRELKKYSQINYTGFLKIIKKHDRKRGDRYKVRPVMQLSLSRRPFNSETGYSPLLNKLSIMYFAIRQQLEEETGDQLPPLDFESQGEMYNGERYKAHKYWVHPDNLLEVKTVILRHLPALVYSEKSAKELDGSDSPSITSLYFDNKKFELYGEKVNHKSEATSLRLRWYGQLATRPEIFVEEKTVDEKGGSQDLKFSIKDKYAKSFVDGEYKTEKAVQKLKRQSFAPEKIQEFEQTVGTIQKHLKEKDLGPVLRANYVRTAFQKPADDRIRIAIDTNVAFIREDTLDRSRPCRDPKEWHRLDIDDSEMTYPFKNINQSEVNRFPYALLEIKLKEDGQRKRPTWVQDLMASHLVHPTPHFSKFVHGIAVLFEDYVNSLPFWLSDLDSDIRKDPQKTFEEEEQRRAQRHEDVMAVGSLIGAGAKSGSYKPTQSSPVSKSYLADRMSKDSNTQKLNKQTSTSGNGEEVGESSGQRQEEQERSYGTLSSVIPGFSLSKYSRAKRASQQPLPEGVVAPTQWIKNMGELKVEPKVWLANERTFLKWQHISILQGGLAVGLYTAAGENTLASIIGFLFVLIAIFAGAWGYTMLRIRRTMIVERSGKDFDNMIGPMVISASLMLVLILNFFFAWREAYGRFNNGNNDAGDLLSEELR